Proteins from one Syngnathoides biaculeatus isolate LvHL_M chromosome 8, ASM1980259v1, whole genome shotgun sequence genomic window:
- the LOC133504598 gene encoding P2X purinoceptor 5-like has protein sequence MAASGCKGRLLSLLDYKTEKYIVAENKKVGILYRLIQLSIIGYIVGWVFLSKKGYQEQDEAIQSTVMTKLKGVSVTNSTDSGVLVWGPEDYVIPPQGEAGLFVITNFLETPNQKLGYCAESPKVLDGKCQEDDDCEEGKLVVAGHGIMSGRCLRSHENSTGTCEIFGWCPVERKFKPQSLLTNAENFSIYIKNFIQFPKFQFSKSNILETADVSYLNCRYDEKLHPYCPIFRLGDITARAGYSFDDMATFGGSIGIQIRWDCDLDKGYSECHPQYRFSRQDIAANNQTVAMGFNFRHARYYKNAAGESYRSLYKVYGVRFNIMVNGRAGMFTIVPTAISLGSGLALMGAGVFCCDMILLYIMKNGTAYRERKFEGSKQSTAAGNLREVRREN, from the exons ATGGCCGCGAGTGGCTGCAAAGGACGACTTCTCTCCCTTTTGGACTACAAAACGGAAAAATACATCGTGGCCGAGAATAAAAAAGTTGGCATTTTGTACagactcatccagttatctaTCATCGGTTACATTGTTGG GTGGGTTTTCTTGAGCAAGAAGGGCTACCAGGAGCAAGACGAGGCCATCCAGAGCACCGTCATGACCAAACTCAAGGGGGTCTCGGTGACCAACAGCACCGATTCGGGCGTGCTGGTGTGGGGGCCGGAGGACTATGTCATCCCACCCCag GGTGAAGCTGGTCTTTTTGTTATCACCAATTTCCTCGAGACGCCCAATCAGAAGCTTGGATACTGTGCTGAG AGCCCTAAAGTCCTGGATGGAAAGTGTCAGGAGGACGATGACTGTGAAGAAGGAAAACTAGTGGTGGCTGGTCACG gaaTTATGAGTGGACGATGCTTACGCTCACATGAAAACTCCACTGGAACCTGTGAAATCTTTGGCTGGTGTCCTGTTGAAAGAAAGTTTAAACCGCA ATCCCTGCTGACAAACGCAGAAAACTTCAGCATCTACATCAAGAATTTCATCCAATTTCCCAAATTCCAGTTTTCCAA GTCCAACATTCTGGAGACTGCAGACGTGTCCTATCTGAACTGCAGATACGATGAAAAACTCCATCCATACTGCCCCATCTTTCGCCTGGGAGACATCACCGCACGAGCAGGATACAGCTTCGACGACATGGCAACATTT GGTGGCTCCATCGGCATCCAGATCAGGTGGGACTGCGACCTTGACAAAGGTTACTCCGAGTGTCACCCACAGTACCGATTCAGTCGCCAGGACATCGCTGCCAACAACCAGACCGTCGCGATGGGATTTAACTTTAG ACACGCTCGCTATTACAAGAACGCCGCAGGCGAGAGTTACCGATCCCTGTACAAAGTCTACGGAGTCCGGTTTAACATCATGGTGAACGGGAGG GCTGGAATGTTCACTATTGTCCCGACAGCCATCAGTCTCGGTTCAGGTTTAGCTTTAATGGGCGCA GGAGTGTTCTGCTGTGACATGATCCTTCTGTACATCATGAAGAACGGTACCGCTTATCGGGAGAGGAAGTTTGAAGGATCCAA GCAGTCAACAGCCGCTGGCAACCTCCGTGAAGTCAGACGGGAAAACTAG
- the ly6d gene encoding lymphocyte antigen 6D: protein MKTVVLVTTLLLCSTQVLTLKCYSCEGEDQNDCKTAVTCKENETFCKIRGLGDNVTRGCAKECDEDTMTTCCQVDLC, encoded by the exons ATGAAGACGGTCGTGCTGGTCACAACGCTGCTGCTGTGTAGCACTCAAG TGCTCACGCTGAAGTGCTACTCGTGCGAAGGCGAAGACCAAAATGATTGCAAGACGGCGGTAACGTGCAAGGAAAACGAGACCTTCTGCAAGATCCGCGGCTTGG GAGATAACGTCACCAGGGGCTGCGCAAAGGAGTGCGATGAGGACACAATGACGACCTGCTGTCAAGTGGACCTGTGCTAG
- the LOC133504929 gene encoding uncharacterized protein LOC133504929, with protein MNLFCFSLEGSMDSLYEAAGDSPPQPVPRRSCSPALLLDDDVRWKGSGRSISMEMTMRPGTSAQKKKRRTQVSKSSSDNEALDNAVCNVAVWKAANGPEDLRVVPIANNHNEELKKMKHRGDGKGGKSAHHSGTKKRDKNCPSQKINTKGAATELKPAAKRNPKLGKKQTGKNGKEGTKKSHNTTGHPAAGPSSPPTEPHYLDVLYRCDRRIYLGKSSTLPTQENTTPGPDMISSSGGATPTHYHNHSQNQRWSNPADKCPGWGTVEHTCRRPLTEYRVSSDDFSLLRGDKMHEQENKDGGPSTNCKNPTPSNVTRSITELDLSEPNMTIYDHMSPHDQTCSAV; from the exons ATGAACCTGTTCTGCTTCTCATTG GAGGGTTCGATGGACAGCCTGTATGAGGCCGCCGGCGACAGCCCCCCTCAACCCGTTCCGAGGCGCTCGTGCAGCCCGGCGCTTCTGCTCGACGACGACGTGAGGTGGAAGGGTTCCGGGAGGTCAATTTCCATG GAAATGACAATGAGGCCAGGCACCAGCGCTCAGAAAAAGAAACGAAG AACACAAGTATCCAAATCCTCATCAGACAACGAAGCGCTGG ATAACGCCGTTTGTAATGTGGCCGTTTGGAAGGCCGCCAATGGCCCAGAAGATTTACGAGTCGTCCCCATTGCCAACAATCACAATGAAG agCTGAAGAAGATGAAGCATAGAGGTGACGGCAAAGGAGGGAAATCAGCCCATCATTCGGGTACCAAAAAGAGGGACAAAAATTGCCCAAGTCAG AAGATCAACACCAAAGGTGCGGCAACAGAATTGAAACCAGCGGCAAAAAGGAACCCAAAACTTGGGAAGAAACAGACTGGAAAGAATGGAAAAGAGGGAACAAAGAAAAGTCACAATACTACAG GGCACCCGGCAGCAGGACCTTCAAGTCCCCCCACGGAGCCACACTACCTGGATGTGCTCTACAGGTGCGACAGGAGGATCTACCTGGGaaagtcctccacccttccCACGCAGGAAAACACAACTCCGGGCCCCGACATGATCAGCTCGTCTGGTGGTGCGACACCTACTCACTATCACAATCACAGCCAAAACCAGCGCTGGAGCAACCCGGCTGACAAATGTCCCGGTTGGGGCACCGTGGAGCACACGTGCCGCAGGCCGCTCACGGAGTACCGCGTGTCTTCCGACGACTTCAGCCTGCTTCGCGGGGACAAGATGCATGAGCAGGAAAACAAGGACGGCGGCCCGAGTACGAACTGTAAAAACCCGACTCCCTCAAATGTGACGCGGTCCATCACTGAATTGGATCTGTCAGAACCAAAC ATGACCATATATGACCACATGAGCCCACATGACCAGACCTGCTCGGCTGTTTGA